In Saccharomyces eubayanus strain FM1318 chromosome XIII, whole genome shotgun sequence, one DNA window encodes the following:
- the GTO3 gene encoding omega-class glutathione transferase, with translation MPGKSLCNKKGEFKGLPSIFRETISLEHPIYKPAKGRYWLYVALTCPWAHRTLITRALKGLTSVIGCSVVHWHLDDRGWRFVEAGDGKKTDERNWFDVAGGITSTGLNNSTPAAGVSNGAHRLLTDGTDEPHYGYKRLSDLYFKSKPDYDARFSVPVLWDLKTRTIVNNESSDIIRILNSSAFDEFVEDEPRHLNLLPQSLQPQIEEFNSWVYENINTGVYKAGFAESAEAYEKEVANLFHYLDKLETLLRXKYARLEAEYGQSNKDKILARYFVVGDRLTEADVRLYPTIVRFDVVYHQHFKCNFATIRGGYPHIHKWLRNMYWRHTAFQRTTDFNHIKLGYTRSQPRINPLGITPLGPKPDIIPL, from the coding sequence ATGCCAGGTAAATCGCTTTGTAATAAAAAGGGCGAGTTCAAGGGACTACCATCAATCTTCCGAGAGACGATTTCTCTTGAACACCCGATCTACAAGCCCGCTAAGGGGAGATATTGGTTATACGTGGCGCTCACATGTCCCTGGGCGCACAGAACTTTGATCACAAGAGCCTTGAAAGGGCTGACTTCTGTGATCGGGTGCAGCGTCGTGCACTGGCATCTGGATGACAGAGGCTGGAGGTTCGTTGAAGCGGGAGATGGAAAGAAAACCGATGAGAGGAACTGGTTCGACGTCGCAGGCGGTATCACCTCAACGGGACTAAACAATAGCACGCCCGCGGCGGGCGTCTCCAATGGCGCGCACAGGCTCTTGACGGACGGCACGGACGAACCTCACTACGGGTACAAGAGGCTAAGCGACCTGTACTTCAAGAGCAAGCCGGACTACGATGCGAGGTTCAGCGTGCCCGTTCTGTGGGACCTGAAAACACGCACGATCGTCAACAACGAAAGCAGCGATATCATCAGGATCCTGAACTCGTCTGCGTTTGACGAGTTCGTCGAAGACGAACCCCGTCACCTCAACCTGCTGCCCCAGTCCCTACAGCCACAGATCGAAGAGTTCAACTCATGGGTGTACGAAAACATCAACACCGGCGTCTACAAGGCCGGGTTCGCAGAGAGCGCAGAGGCCTACGAAAAGGAAGTGGCCAACCTTTTCCATTACCTTGACAAACTGGAAACCCTGCTTCGCGRGAAATACGCACGACTAGAGGCGGAGTACGGCCAAAGCAACAAGGACAAGATCCTGGCTCGGTATTTCGTCGTCGGTGACCGCCTAACCGAGGCGGACGTGCGGTTGTACCCAACGATAGTAAGATTCGACGTGGTCTACCACCAGCACTTCAAGTGCAATTTCGCCACCATCAGAGGCGGGTATCCCCATATCCATAAGTGGCTCAGAAACATGTACTGGCGCCACACTGCCTTCCAACGCACCACGGACTTTAACCACATAAAGCTCGGATATACCCGGTCGCAGCCACGGATTAACCCACTAGGCATCACCCCGCTAGGACCCAAACCTGACATCATACCTCTATAA
- the HOR7 gene encoding Hor7p, protein MKLSQVVVSAVAFTGLVSAANSSNSSSSKNAAQPIAGLNNGKVAGAAGVALAGALAFLI, encoded by the coding sequence ATGAAGTTATCTCAAGTTGTCGTTTCCGCCGTCGCCTTCACCGGTTTAGTTAGTGCTGCCAACAGCTCCAACTCCTCAAGCTCCAAGAACGCTGCTCAACCAATTGCTGGTTTGAACAACGGTAAGGTTGCCGGTGCCGCTGGTGTCGCCCTTGCTGGTGCTTTGGCCTTTTTGATCTAA
- the MLO1 gene encoding Mlo1p, which translates to MFGKVFVSYVRTRIGFKPLSTIYAPVSSSSSSSSSSSSHGFDKEAYFPYKKWQELDMHQKQEFIQRFVKNYRHQYPSSKTNVSLKGLIIGMDEHNDSPSVFGIFYNDIWKSFKNEPEKAGGSLIPMKSGNRFSHPSFRQLLIQK; encoded by the coding sequence ATGTTTGGTAAAGTGTTTGTAAGTTACGTCAGGACAAGAATCGGGTTTAAGCCATTAAGCACGATATACGCGCCcgtttcttcctcttcctcctcctcctcttcttcttcgtcgcACGGCTTCGACAAAGAGGCGTACTTTCCGTATAAAAAATGGCAGGAGTTGGATATGCACCAAAAGCAAGAATTCATCCAGCGGTTCGTCAAGAACTACAGACACCAATACCCAAGCTCCAAGACCAACGTATCGTTGAAGGGACTGATCATCGGCATGGATGAGCACAACGATTCGCCGTCCGTGTTCGGCATTTTTTACAACGATATTTGGAAATCGTTCAAAAACGAGCCAGAAAAAGCCGGTGGTAGTCTTATCCCCATGAAATCGGGTAATAGATTCAGCCATCCTAGCTTCAGACAGTTGTTGATACAAAAATAG
- the GFD1 gene encoding Gfd1p — protein sequence MPLESIWADVPDEEPVKKQKPIHRRNNDNKNNNNNNNNNNNNNRRNSDNKPNNNKRDTETKTNHNKRNNETKTKNKIKDTPARQKNPPRNQGKTSTTNEPLTVNPFSQKTTEVPPPPVSPSKNKPAKTKSKLDAASKMKLLKKKIEEQRKILQKTSHEEQQQQLLMDFLNDEGNSNWVDDEEEELILQRLNTSLKI from the coding sequence ATGCCTCTAGAGTCTATATGGGCCGATGTCCCTGACGAAGAACCAGtaaagaaacagaagcCAATTCACAGACGGAATAACgataacaaaaataataataataataataataataataataataataataggAGGAACAGCGACAACAAGccaaacaacaacaaaagagaCACCGAAACCAAGACAAATCAcaataaaagaaacaatgaaacgaagacaaagaacaaaatcaaagataCGCCTGCCAGACAGAAGAATCCGCCTCGTAACCAGGGCAAGACTTCCACTACAAACGAACCATTAACGGTGAATCCCTTTTCCCAAAAGACAACCGAGGTGCCTCCCCCACCTGTTTCGCCTAGCAAGAATAAGCCTGCTAAAACGAAGTCCAAACTGGATGCCGCttcaaagatgaaattactaaagaagaagatcgaagaacaaaggaaaatacTTCAAAAGACTAGTCATGAGgagcaacaacaacagttGTTGATGGACTTCTTGAACGATGAGGGGAACTCGAACTGGGtagatgacgaagaagaagaactgaTCCTTCAACGTTTGAATACCTCCCTGAAAATATGA
- the COX7 gene encoding cytochrome c oxidase subunit VII has protein sequence MANKVIQLQKVFQSSGKPLWWRHPRSALYLYPFYAIFAVAVVTPLLYIPNAIRGIKAKKA, from the coding sequence ATGGCCAACAAGGTTATTCAACTACAGAAAGTGTTCCAATCGTCCGGTAAACCTCTATGGTGGAGACATCCAAGATCCGCATTATATCTATATCCATTTTATGCCATTTTTGCAGTCGCTGTTGTCACACCACTATTATACATTCCAAATGCTATTAGAGGTATCAAGGCCAAGAAAGCATAG
- the PET111 gene encoding Pet111p — MLRRRFLSSRGIKNLLYREPENKIQTVSCKVRYYSIDQVKKKHKKDIEDWIKTQLREPLIMTNVCERHKNFERNDPITKNLGGLKPLRNQYNIVKNKDFEILWKQKFKRADPDVLETIISLSNNQKVLFSIEQLLILAYSLHFLRNDYDIGRIYNAYEQVIPLLASHADRTTYGKFIEIMLIVQNNLQHFNICETLFSDYIKYCRVNPQMISLGLTSFTKNNNIQLAVEFYTQAITNPDTFPITEKQLFEFLRCLQKYLDISNMKHVFFMWLKVKCSDEEFSSTNLPSIKTLTIMHRMFLRHPNTDELRDFLTHPVVVRTGYASSVQFDLVEFCHSLYSTERSMEKSIDDLRIKENVHKFVIKLNNDISIRRELYMSVVKAYVSTNNFSSLKNILEKIQNDKYIDIDGSFHLSISRYFVNTNQFEALFKYYFTIIKNGNGKTRLRPAFIQQLWSCAVNVYPMLTKEITNDILVTLRKDEYGRRLVWLYTFLQEEARIYTRKINGGEESSLSRFNVIDFERFEEFKKKVSRNDVYGAESVISNSLKDGIAPQFCFLYAVLELCLSSSLTNMAHVVDKIIRTRFCYIPIKVDILWLKWDVVSSYRSTEKLSAERLTELEYKIKEFERTHQLELSMQNYLQLTQICFHTRDFKHACYLISQARKMLDTSDNRQWMMYYMTSLKLAARMHESERFSKTLKDWNCNQSASLITPGCIRQIKGFMKYFEKRSAYMSTTTPVDTKEIKDRIDELVVRYADYKFQGLENMRKLTNFLKEWFDEEILLRNIEQNERKKELLREHEKGEI, encoded by the coding sequence ATGTTACGAAGGAGATTTTTATCCTCCCGTGGTATAAAGAATTTGCTTTATAGAGAAcctgaaaacaaaatacaaaCTGTTTCCTGTAAAGTACGATATTACTCAATTGATCAGGTCAAGAAAAAGCACAAGAAAGACATTGAAGACTGGATCAAAACACAACTGAGAGAGCCCTTAATAATGACCAATGTATGTGAACGTcataaaaattttgaacGGAATGATCCCATAACCAAAAATCTTGGTGGATTAAAACCTCTCAGAAATCAATATAATATAgtgaaaaacaaagattttgaaatactGTGGAAGCAAAAATTTAAGAGAGCAGACCCTGACGTTTTAGAAACAATTATTAGTCTATCTAACAAccaaaaagttttattttctattgaACAACTATTGATTTTGGCATATTCGCTTCATTTTTTGCGAAATGACTACGATATTGGACGAATATATAACGCATATGAACAAGTTATTCCGTTGTTGGCAAGTCACGCCGATAGGACCACATACGGTAAATTTATCGAAATTATGCTGATAGTACAAAATAATTTACAACATTTTAACATCTGTGAAACTTTATTTTCAGATTATATTAAATACTGCAGAGTGAATCCGCAAATGATTTCATTAGGATTGACTTCCTTcaccaaaaataataatatccaACTAGCCGTGGAATTTTACACTCAAGCGATAACTAACCCTGATACTTTCCCCATTACTGAGAAGcaactttttgaatttcttcgATGTCTGCAAAAATACTTGGACATATCTAATATGAAgcatgttttttttatgtgGCTTAAAGTGAAATGTAGTGATGAGGAGTTTTCTTCGACTAATCTCCCATCGATCAAAACTCTTACCATAATGCACAGAATGTTTTTACGGCATCCCAACACAGATGAACTGAGAGATTTTTTGACTCATCCGGTGGTTGTAAGAACGGGATATGCTTCCAGTGTGCAATTTGATTTAGTTGAGTTTTGTCACTCTTTGTATTCCACAGAGAGGAGTATGGAAAAAAGCATTGATGACTTAAGAATCAAGGAAAACGTCCACAAATTCGTCATCAAGTTAAATAATGACATTTCGATACGAAGAGAACTTTACATGTCAGTTGTTAAAGCTTATGTTTCCACCAACAACTTTTCAAGTCTAAAGAatatcttggaaaaaatacagAATGACAAATATATTGACATAGATGGTTCTTTCCATTTAAGCATTTCTAGATATTTTGTCAATACTAATCAATTCGAAGCGCTGTTCAAATACTATTTTACCATTATTAAAAATGGCAATGGTAAAACCCGATTGCGGCCTGCGTTCATTCAACAATTATGGTCATGTGCTGTAAATGTGTATCCAATGCtaacaaaagaaatcacAAATGACATATTAGTGACATTGAGAAAGGATGAGTACGGAAGGAGACTTGTATGGTTGTACACATttttacaagaagaagccCGTATTTATACGAGGAAGATCAATGGGGGAGAGGAGTCCTCTTTATCACGATTTAATGTGATCGATTTCGAgagatttgaagaatttaagaaaaaagtttctCGCAATGATGTGTACGGAGCAGAGTCGGTAATTTCGAATAGCTTGAAAGACGGTATTGCGCCccaattttgttttttatacGCTGTTTTGGAACTATGTTTGAGCAGTTCTTTAACCAACATGGCACATGTAGTTGATAAGATAATAAGGACCAGGTTCTGTTATATCCCAATAAAAGTCGATATATTATGGTTGAAATGGGACGTTGTTTCCAGTTACAGATCAACTGAAAAGTTATCGGCTGAACGCCTGACAGAATTagaatataaaataaaggaatttgAACGAACACATCAATTGGAGCTATCAATGCAGAATTACCTACAACTTACTCAAATATGTTTTCACACACGTGATTTTAAACATGCTTGCTATTTGATTTCACAGGCTAGGAAAATGTTGGACACTTCTGATAATAGGCAATGGATGATGTACTATATGACATCCTTGAAGCTAGCCGCAAGAATGCATGAAAGCGAACGATTTAGCAAAACTTTAAAAGACTGGAACTGCAACCAAAGCGCAAGTCTAATCACTCCAGGTTGCATTAGACAAATAAAGGGATTTATGAAATATTTCGAGAAAAGGTCAGCTTACATGTCAACTACAACTCCCGTTGACACCAAGGAGATAAAAGACCGAATCGACGAATTGGTGGTTAGATATGCGGACTACAAATTCCAAGGACTAGAAAACATGCGaaaattaacaaattttttaaaagaatggtttgatgaagaaattttattaAGGAACATCGAACAAaatgaaaggaaaaaagagcTTCTTAGGGAGCATGAAAAGGGAGAAATATGA
- the ROY1 gene encoding Roy1p has product MAFQDQDLLIVLSYTSKFLNQNDLLNLSLVSKQVHNVVAIPSLYNNIHITRNPVLRTAKWLLEGGKTYVSGYRSVLKTGDKNDIFVYDRVERLLEASHLKLIKQITIDNDIFHHREEGLQLLQRLVNEITDLNVVEILDIKDPGLFEMCSKKYHDLTSLKKRIVRDEAAFKSFKSLENLKSLEWDLPASLDLQDIITPEIGELLTRKLDGGELAIKDEAYSSLRVFDYFDFSNIRFKNLRRLRFNHVHKQSDADTVSVRLASHALKDVVNLSNLKALELEFSCEVDDCKCDDEFLQSIAGDLVSLTSLGLIEKTFVKQGHHYMDENWDLVINKFILNLPNVGQNLRVLSIRHDPPLNGKGIDTVDGNLLRRKKLYETVLPKLTSLETIIAPTMLQSISSYEMYACDILWNGCKCGFCSKYLPLFDKYIMNHQYFSAPDARYLDIIPIVFAAYVGNSLAKRFESQKNWDLGLLQFAPEDIAWNFHGFERIHHFASYECYFDESSFEPLATVISHFFYPYMNYLIKVLPSLRQAMLSGIYFNVNPELHAYESIYD; this is encoded by the coding sequence ATGGCttttcaagatcaagaCCTATTAATAGTATTATCATATACTTCCAAATTTCTTAATCAAAATGACTTGTTAAACTTGAGCCTGGTGTCCAAACAAGTGCATAATGTAGTTGCCATACCCTCACTTTATAACAACATTCACATTACTAGAAATCCTGTGTTGAGGACGGCTAAATGGCTTTTGGAAGGGGGGAAAACTTATGTGAGTGGTTATCGATCGGTTTTGAAGACTGGAGATAAGAACGACATATTCGTATATGACAGAGTTGAAAGGTTATTGGAGGCATCGCATTTAAAGCTTATAAAGCAGATAACTATAGACAACGATATCTTCCACCACAGAGAAGAGGGGCTGCAGCTGTTACAAAGACTGGTCAATGAAATAACTGACTTGAACGTGgttgaaattcttgataTTAAAGATCCAGGATTATTTGAGATgtgttcaaaaaaatatcacgATTTAACAAGCCTAAAGAAGCGGATAGTACGTGATGAAGCTGCATttaaaagtttcaaatCATTGGAAAATCTCAAGAGTTTAGAATGGGACTTACCTGCGTCACTGGATCTACAAGATATAATAACCCCCGAGATCGGCGAGTTgttaacaagaaaattggATGGAGGTGAGCTGGCAATCAAGGATGAAGCGTATTCAAGCTTAAGAGTTTTTGATtactttgatttttcaaatattcgTTTTAAGAACCTTCGCCGTTTGAGGTTCAATCATGTTCACAAACAAAGTGATGCAGATACAGTTTCCGTAAGGTTGGCTTCGCATGCTTTGAAGGATGTGGTTAATCTATCCAACCTTAAAGCCCTTGAACTAGAATTTTCTTGTGAGGTAGACGACTGTAAATGTGATGATGAATTCCTCCAGAGCATAGCAGGTGACCTTGTTTCCTTGACAAGTTTAGGACTCATCGAAAAGACATTCGTCAAACAAGGACATCACTATATGGATGAAAACTGGGATTTGGTCATTAATAAATTTATTTTAAATTTACCCAATGTGGGTCAAAACTTGCGGGTTTTGAGCATACGACATGATCCTCCTTTAAACGGTAAAGGTATCGATACAGTCGACGGAAACCTGCTTCGTCGTAAGAAGCTTTACGAGACAGTGCTTCCAAAACTAACTTCATTGGAGACAATAATAGCTCCCACAATGTTGCAGTCTATCAGCTCATATGAAATGTATGCATGTGACATTTTGTGGAACGGCTGCAAGTGTGGATTTTGCTCTAAGTATTTGCCACTATTTGATAAGTACATTATGAATCATCAATACTTCTCGGCCCCAGATGCTAGATACTTGGATATTATACCCATAGTGTTTGCTGCATATGTAGGAAATTCGCTAGCCAAGAGGTTTGAGTCTCAGAAAAATTGGGACTTAGGCTTATTACAGTTTGCCCCTGAGGACATTGCCTGGAATTTCCATGGGTTTGAAagaattcatcattttgCAAGCTATGAGTGTTACTTCGACGAATCGTCTTTCGAACCCTTAGCGACAGTTATttcgcattttttttatccttaCATGAACTATCTAATCAAGGTACTACCAAGCCTCCGCCAAGCGATGCTATCGGGAATCTACTTTAATGTGAACCCGGAATTGCATGCGTACGAATCTATCTATGACTGA
- the TRM732 gene encoding tRNA methylation protein TRM732: protein MKKRLSNHQDELFRIKEFLIANNPAKINDENKNDTLTKFEQNFGYLVQYIKDGLPDLNESTKLIFPDTFSICLLRSHQIIVSKKIDSEKYLSVVSKDILTVTNSNAIFEYVLDYWADGGAPLTNALRDLFGKLLNLLKVIYPMSVLKDILFNWMNEILEIPSTLRVQYYLIDALSSDFDLYYILEKKPNFIENSFSLMGSDLLANPVGKCVVGLLINVYKMHFKENVNFIEEWIQLWKNPALKFIHDSRYTKSINLYVMIPLFRNMPNTAFTSFLKQMPIKDPSLLLSLLKIGQELGIEEEPFHDNKYATIELVNKLLEQDEFKLQVFEILTFSTKKSKPIHPYIFKIIEQHLNAFFVDTELERRNYFCSSMKHFIFRVRDCTYSLARDAGKLKKAGKFPDEQKEKLTQVEESRAFLAWLCGYIKHQLAPGSLYQSNVTALKLLRILIKSGIDKVTPHQFLDNQNKREYPFSITVLQDVTFLRLLTDLLVNNFADVRELSKELLFVMISADESKQFLDTINTNSLERTADSLLNKYEKGDAGATVYEFIFTITGSQGSFVDRTIGTLSQMIRDLRDDSIGCADNSIGAHFAALSAVLDKYNFQENIQDTSNIISKSIDLVLANWEATKSVVCHDSAHGILPEKYIDCGVPDQVIISHAFRAIKEASALTETILKRYPLTGDQLSCIGDLFTLQLSTIRHSGAFQAVLPGLRTYCVRCQLESPAILEELLAKSMKSLESKTQHITRRSGGLPFLVTTVLGAEVTKGRPLLQSNFKKLLFIAKLPVPPHQDEFDLPQVNAINCINAIFVEPKLSEHCTPFVSNALEIALLNFDCEIWALRNCSIMLFTSLQNRIFGKVGRSVSAKLFFTKYSGLRSLLLDILNISVSQGSSDEKKNYKVESIFLILNVLLRLRPTPGYTGLNEFRGLVYKCLSNENWKIRDMASRVLNSLSENPEEETRKLLDLASTKRQNQLHAHLLALQHIAPPYLEENTDSELIQKIFEKKSEFLVNNKCFVTQKAYLELTRSILGNNCGTPEPILEDYIRALRNVFTSENNEYAINGSKQLYLAQVLGFLLEYEDSAHFEDIYLLGLYSPFYEVQLKTLQHMDTHFDWITMRSSEFLETLQVLLQVENLLPMAKALVVKILSRKEGALSLSTSTHLIEKDNSEETKLSAISSLSAQLSSGTFNQIWSLMQEFFSDSCSKDFRLASLNCLVAYPGSDKNFKILLQLFNFLWDDDSEIREKASFYLNKNFIQSEDWECNKNIGVTTLLFTRKFAETFTGPDVIEELWSQLFQYVNECDIFAAEKSATNILFTTEKDNQFINELERAMRLFDIIKLTGKDIPGRYKDKISYMKNTLLKHFNNENIRDCPIGWCSNAEVFSRVTLLKILIQCYFPSEYLSFIDELTKHCVHPLIISFSQY from the coding sequence ATGAAAAAACGATTATCCAACCATCAAGATGAACTATTTCGAATTAAAGAGTTTTTGATAGCTAATAATCCAGCAAAGATTAAcgatgaaaataaaaacgatACATTGACCAAATTCGAGCAAAATTTCGGATATCTGGTCCAATATATTAAAGATGGGCTACCGGATTTAAACGAATCCACGAAGTTGATTTTCCCGGACACTTTCTCGATTTGTTTGTTAAGAAGTCACCAAATCATTGTAAGCAAAAAGATtgattctgaaaaatatttatcGGTTGTAAGTAAGGATATTTTAACTGTCACGAATAGTAACGCTATCTTTGAATATGTTCTTGACTATTGGGCTGATGGTGGCGCTCCGTTGACGAACGCTTTGAGAGATCTCTTCGGGAAATTACTGAATTTACTAAAAGTTATATATCCTATGTCAGTTTTGAAGgatattttatttaattgGATGAACGAGATATTAGAAATACCCTCTACATTACGTGTCCAATACTACTTAATTGATGCGCTTTCTTCTGACTTTGATCTCTACTACattttagaaaaaaagccaaaCTTCATCGAAAACTCCTTCTCTTTGATGGGCTCCGATTTACTAGCCAACCCAGTCGGAAAATGTGTTGTTGGCTTACTGATAAACGTTTATAAAATGCATTTTAAAGAGAATGTGAATTTTATCGAGGAATGGATACAATTGTGGAAAAATCCGGCTCTGAAATTCATTCATGACAGTCGGTATACCAAATCCATCAATTTGTATGTTATGATTCCGTTATTTAGAAATATGCCGAATACAGCTTTTACGAGTTTTCTTAAACAGATGCCTATTAAGGATCCATCACTCCTGCTTTCGCTATTAAAAATTGGGCAGGAACTGGGTATAGAAGAAGAGCCATTTCATGACAACAAATATGCCACGATAGAGTTGGTCAATAAACTTCTGGAGCAAGATGAATTTAAACTCCaagtatttgaaatacTAACTTTTTCGACGAAAAAATCGAAGCCCATCCATCCctatatttttaaaatcattgaacAACACTTGAATGCATTCTTTGTGGATACAGAACTTGAACGGAGAAATTACTTTTGTAGTTCTATGAagcatttcatttttcgAGTTAGAGATTGCACATATTCTTTAGCCAGAGATGCGGGAAAGCTTAAAAAGGCTGGGAAATTTCCTGATGAGCAGAAGGAAAAACTAACCCAAGTAGAAGAATCGCGTGCCTTTTTAGCTTGGTTATGTGGTTATATCAAACACCAATTGGCACCAGGTTCTTTGTACCAAAGTAACGTAACAGCCCTGAAACTTTTACGTATACTAATTAAGTCTGGTATTGATAAAGTTACGCCACATCAGTTTTTGGATaaccaaaacaaaagagaatacCCATTTTCTATTACAGTCTTGCAGGACGTTACATTTTTGAGACTACTTACTGATCTTCTAGTCAATAATTTTGCCGATGTTCGTGAATTGTCCAAGGAATTGTTGTTTGTGATGATAAGCGCAGATGAATCTAAACAATTTCTAGACACAATAAACACGAACTCTCTAGAAAGGACTGCTGATTCACTATTGAACAAATATGAAAAGGGTGATGCAGGTGCTACAGTATACgagtttatttttactaTTACTGGTTCACAGGGAAGCTTTGTTGACCGCACAATTGGAACATTATCGCAAATGATACGAGATTTGCGTGATGACAGTATTGGCTGTGCAGACAATTCAATCGGCGCACACTTTGCGGCTCTGAGCGCAGTTCTGGATAAGTATaactttcaagaaaatattcagGATACATCCAACATAATCTCCAAATCAATAGATCTCGTACTTGCGAACTGGGAAGCCACGAAGAGTGTAGTATGTCATGATTCAGCACACGGTATATTGCCTGAGAAATATATTGATTGCGGGGTTCCAGATCAAGTAATAATAAGCCATGCATTTAGAGCTATTAAGGAAGCATCTGCCTTGACCGAAACTATATTAAAAAGATACCCTTTAACGGGTGATCAATTAAGCTGTATCGGCGATCTTTTCACACTTCAACTTTCAACCATTCGTCATAGCGGTGCATTCCAAGCTGTTCTACCCGGTCTTAGGACATATTGTGTTCGTTGCCAGCTCGAATCTCCCGCAATCTTGGAGGAGCTTTTAGCCAAGAGTATGAAGTCTTTAGAATCTAAAACCCAACATATTACAAGAAGGTCGGGAGGCTTGCCCTTTTTGGTAACAACCGTCCTAGGTGCAGAGGTAACTAAGGGGAGACCTTTATTGCAAAgtaatttcaaaaaattattattcaTTGCAAAGCTTCCAGTTCCTCCCCACCAAGATGAATTCGACTTACCCCAGGTTAATGCTATAAATTGTATAAACGCGATATTTGTTGAACCAAAGCTCTCTGAACACTGCACGCCATTTGTTTCTAATGCTTTAGAAATAGCCTTATTGAACTTTGATTGTGAGATATGGGCTTTACGGAACTGTTCAATTATGCTGTTCACCTCCTTACAAAATAGAATTTTTGGGAAAGTGGGTAGAAGCGTCAGtgcaaaattatttttcaccaaGTATTCAGGTCTGAGAAGTCTACTATTAGATATTTTAAACATTTCGGTTTCTCAAGGATCTAGtgatgagaagaaaaactacaaaGTTGAGAGTATTTTCTTAATCCTCAACGTGTTACTTAGGTTGAGGCCCACACCAGGTTACACTGGATTGAACGAATTTCGTGGTTTGGTTTACAAATGTTTATCTAATGAGAATTGGAAGATCAGAGACATGGCATCCAGAGTTTTGAATTCGTTGTCTGAAaatccagaagaagaaacaagaaaactGCTTGATTTGGCATCCACTAAGAGACAAAACCAGTTGCATGCGCACTTGCTGGCTCTTCAGCACATAGCCCCACCATACCTTGAAGAGAATACTGATAGTGAGTtaatccaaaaaatatttgaaaagaaaagcgaGTTTTTAGTGAATAACAAATGTTTCGTTACACAAAAGGCCTACTTAGAATTAACACGGTCTATATTAGGAAACAATTGTGGTACACCAGAACCTATTCTAGAGGACTATATTAGGGCTCTAAGAAATGTATTTACTTCTGAGAATAATGAATATGCCATCAACGGTAGTAAACAGCTATATCTTGCTCAAGTGCTAGGTTTTCTCTTGGAGTATGAGGATAGCGCGCATTTTGAAGATATCTATTTATTGGGATTGTACTCTCCATTTTATGAAGTTCAACTTAAAACACTACAGCATATGGATACCCATTTTGACTGGATTACAATGAGAAGTTCAGAGTTTCTCGAAACACTACAAGTACTACTCCAAGTTGAGAATTTATTGCCCATGGCCAAGGCTTTAGTTGTAAAAATTCTATCAAGAAAGGAGGGTGCTCTATCCTTATCCACATCTACTCACCTCATCGAAAAGGATAACAGCGAAGAAACAAAACTCTCTGCCATCTCATCGCTAAGCGCTCAATTGTCTTCAGGAACATTTAATCAGATTTGGAGTTTGATGCAGGAATTTTTCTCCGATTCTTGTTCTAAGGATTTTAGGCTAGCATCTCTGAACTGTTTAGTCGCCTATCCTGGTAGTGACAAAAACTTTAAGATATTGCTTCAATTATTCAACTTTTTATGGGACGATGATTCAGAAATAAGAGAAAAGGCttcattttatttgaataaaaactTTATTCAATCTGAAGATTGGGAAtgcaataaaaatattggtGTAAcaactcttctttttacGAGGAAGTTTGCTGAAACTTTTACTGGCCCTGACGTCATAGAAGAGTTGTGGTCACAGCTGTTTCAATATGTGAATGAATGTGATATTTTTGCTGCCGAAAAATCAGCAACGAACATTCTCTTTACTACAGAAAAAGACAACCAGTTTATTAATGAACTTGAACGGGCAATGCGTTTGTTTGACATTATAAAATTGACTGGAAAAGATATTCCAGGGCGTTACAAGGATAAGATATCCTACATGAAGAACACTCTACTAAAGCATTTCAACAATGAGAACATCAGAGACTGTCCCATTGGCTGGTGTTCTAATGCtgaagttttttcaagagttACGTtattgaagatattgatTCAGTGCTACTTTCCTTCAGAATATCTCAGTTTTATCGATGAACTAACAAAACATTGTGTTCATCCATTGATCATTAGTTTTTCTCAATACTAG